CCTGGGCGTCCGTCAGGAGCTGGTGGGCCGTGATCATTTCGCGGTCGGCGACCTGAGCTTTCCCTACGCCGCCACTGGCGTGGGTGGCCCGTTCCTCGGCGATGGCCGGCACGTGGAGCCTTTTGGCGTGGGCGAGGTCCAGCTCCCGCTTCTTGGCGTCCGTGCCGCACACGTACTCGACCACCTGGCGCAGGCGGCGGAAGGGGATGACCTGCGAGCCGTTCAGGTACTCCGCCCACAGGCTTTTGTTTCCGTTGAACTGCTGGGCGAAGGAACGGGCTGTCGTCAGGTCCCTGCGTGAGCCCAGCTGAAGCAGGAACTCCGCCAGCTCGTTGGCCTTCGGCCCGCCGACCAATGTCCTCTGCCGTCCTACCGGCATGGTTCATTCTCCCTGGTCTTGTCGGTTGTCCGCCGCTGTCCGGCGTTGTCCTGCGCCCGCGACGTTCTGATCTGCGCTGAAATACTCAATGGCGAACGGACAATCAGACCGCCCGCCACGGTTCCCCTCAAGCCGCCCCGCACACAGGGCACTTGACCAACGGGAGAACCACCCCATGAACCTCGCCCCGCTCTACGACTTCCTCCTCCACGACGTCCTGGGCAACCTGACGGCCGGCGCCCTGACCGCCCTCACCGTCCGGGCCCTCGGCACGCTCAAGCACCGCACCACCCGGAACCACGACCACACCCCCGAGTAGCCACCCGCCGGGACGAACCCCCGCCGTGCCCGGCCCGGCTGTCCCACCGGCGCGGCCGGCCGGGCATTGTCCACGGGCGCTGACCCGCATCGACGAACCTCCGAGGGCCGATGCCTTCCACGCCTTCAGCGGCATTGCTGGATCCAGAAGGTGAGGATGCCGACGGCGCCGGCCCACGGGGGACCGCGGCAGTCGGCACTGCGGCTCGGTGCACGGATCGCATGGCCCGGAGCATGGGGATCAGGGCTCACCGCCGATGTCTACGGCAATCCGTTCTCCCGCACAGCCGATTCCTTCGGGGTTCACCGGAAAGAGTCCCGCCCTTGTCGGCGACGGATATCGCAGGGCGATCGGCGGTGGTGACCGTAAGGCGATCGGCGGTCGTGACCGTGATGGTGGGGCGGCGAATGTACGGGAACCGCCGCTGGAGCCCTTGACCAGCCATCGGTGGGCGCGGCCGGGCACCGGTCGGACCGTGGTCGTGGTCAAGGGGGGTGTGATACGCGGCCCTGCGGACGGTCGGCGCGGCGGCGAGACGCTGCCGCGCGCAACTCTTGAGGACGGCCATGTGTCCAGCGCTTGAAGGCGGTTCACCTGAACGGCATCGCACGTTCGCCGGCGAATCGACTGAGGTGTCCGCCCTGCCCGACGCCCCACGCCGCCGCACTGCCCGTACCGCCGTCGCCGCTCTCGGTGCCGTCGGCCTGCCCGCACTGGGCGTGACGCCCCCGCCCTCGCCACCGAGCCCGATGTGCCGATACTCCTCGGCGGGGTCGCACCCATCGACGGCGCGACACCGGGGAGCCCGCTGGACCTGACGATGACCGTACGGCCCGCGCCTCATCCCTGCTTGCGCGGGGCTTACGTTGGACTTGTCGGGGTGCACGTGGACGTTCATCGGGTGGCCCCGTACCCCCGCGTCTCAGCCTCAATTCATCGCCGAGGTCGTGGGCGCGGGCCGTGGAATTCCGCTTCGGGGAAGGGCTGATCGCTTCCGCGCGCACCCTCACCGACGACACCACGCTGCGGGCGGCCACCGGCCGCTGGTGACCCGAACCGACCCTGCCTGTGCGGCCGTCACGGTGTGGCCCCGATGTGCCGCGGGTACGGATACGGGATCCTGCGGGTGGTCCGGCGCGCGGGCGGACAGGTGTGGGGTGGGGTCGGCGTGCACGCTGGGCGGGGAATTCTGGCCCTGATGGGGTCCGGCGAGACGAGCCCCACGATGGTGACGCTCCACCGTGAGCTGGTTGCCCACCTCGGTCCCGAGCCGGACGCGGTGATCCTTGAGACGCCGTACGGCTTCCAGGTCAACCGGGACGCCATCTCCGCCGGCGCGCGGGCGTACTTCCGCCACAGCGTCGGGCTGAGCACTGAGGTCGCGCCCGACACCGGCACGGACGCGGACGGTGTACGCGATCAACTGCGGCGCGCCGACTGGGTGTTCGCCGGCCCCGGCAGCCCGTCGTACGCCCTGGGCCGCTGGCACGCGCAGCGCGTGGGGGAGATCCTGTGCGAGCGGGTGCGCCGGGCGTACGGCGTGACGGTGCTGGCGTCCGCCGCCGCGTGCACGGTCGGTTTCGCGGCGCTGCCGGTGTACGAGGTGTACAAGGCCGGGCATCCGCCGGTGTGGCTGGACGGGCTCGACCTGCTGGGGGCGCTCGGTCTGCCGGTCGCGGTGATCCCGCACTACGACAACGCCGAGGGCGGCACGCACGACACCCGCTACTGCTATCTCGGCGAACCCCGGCTGGCCGTGCTCGAACGTGAACTTCCCGACGAGAGCGCCGTCCTGGGGATCGACGAGCACACCGGGCTGGTCGTGGACCTCGACACGTCGCTGGCACGCGTGTGGGGGAGGGGCGTGGTGACCGTACGGCGGCGGGGCGTCAGCGTCCCGGTCCCCGCCGGCACCGTTCTGCCTCTGGACCAGCTCCGCGATCTGGTGAGCGGTCAGGGCTCCAGGAGCACGGCACCCGGTGCGGTTCCCGTTCCGCGCCACCCGTCCGGCGGCCTCGGTGAGTCCCCGGCCAGTAGCCCGGTCACGCTCCAGGAGGCGGTCGCCGCATCCGAGTCGCGCTTCGACAGAGCGCTGGCGGCACGCGACGCCGAGGCGATGGTGGCCGCCATCCTCGACCTGGAGGCGGTGATCGCCGCCTGGGGCGCCGACATGGAGGAGGACCAGGGCGGTGAGTGGGCGCGTACGGTCCTGCGCGGCATGATCCGCCGGTGCGTACGGCTGGTCCAGCGGGGCCTGGACGAACCGGATGCCACGCTGGAGCGGATCGTGCCTCCCCTGATCGGCCTGCGCGGACAGTTACGGACGCGGGGCGCGTACGAGGCGGCCGACCGGTTACGCGACGCGCTCGCCGCAGGCGGGGTGAGCGTCCACGACACGCAGGGCGGCAGCGAGTGGCACCGTACCCAGAAGGGCGCGGCGGCGCCGTCACCGGAGTGAGGAGACCGTGCGGGTGCCGCTCGGCGCGCAGTTGCACATGATGTGCAATAAGATCCGGGCAGGTGGCGGGCCGGGTCGGCCGTCCGACCGCCCGACGATTCAGGAGCCGTCGCACGATGACGTCCACCCCCGCTGTCACCACCGCCCCTGCCCCGGCCGCGTACGACGCGTCGCCTCCCGTCCTCGTCGAGGTCCTGCTGCTGCGGCACGACCCGGCCGAGGGCTTCGCCTACCGCCGGCTGATCACGGGGCTCGCCGGCCGGGCCCGTCCCGACGACACCGCGCGGCGTCTCGCACTCCTGGCGGAAGACGACGACGCCCACCTGGTGCACTCCACCAGCTGGCGCGCGACCGACGACGGGCGGATCGTCCTGACCTACCTCGTCCATCCGGACCCGGCGCCCAACCTGCCCGGCATCCCGCTGCCCGACCCGCACGCCGTCGCCCGCTCCCCGAAACCCGGCCACCCCGCCCCGCCCGATCTGCATCCCCGCCACGTCGCCGCGCACGCCGTCAGGCATCTGGCCTTCCTGGCGCGCACCGACCCGGTCGTGGCCACACATCTGGCCGCGCACGGCGGCACACGGGAACCGCCCGGTGGCGCCTTCGACAGCCCCTTCGACGATGCCCTCAGCGGCGCGCTCGACAGCCTCGCCGGCTCGACCGCCGGACAACTCCGCCGCGTACAGGCTTCCTAGGACGCGGCCCGTCAGCCACGCCCCGCACCGGGCGACCGGCAACCCGTTCGGCCGATGAGTCGTTGCGGGCGCCGCCGTACTCCTGGTGCTCCGCGAGCAGCTCGACGACTCATTTATGGATATTCGTCGCGTAGCCATCGCCGATCAGGGCGCCTCCGGCACGGACGTTCCGATTGCCCACCGAGACCGTACGAAGGGCCCCGTCCTTTCAGCTTGGAGTCCTCGATGAGGGAAGAGTCAGCCCCGTAAGCCAGGCGCCTGCGGGGTGCACGCGGTGTTGACCGGAGGGAGAGCGGTTGCACATCCTTGGGCACGCACTGCCGCTGGTTGCCGAAGTCGTGCCGACCCCGGGAGGGGATGACCCATGCGCAAGTCACCGACGATGGCTCTTGCAGGCGCCCTGCTCGCTCTCGGCTGGTCGCTCGTGGGGACCGGGAGCGCCGGGGCCGCCGGGAGGGGGCAGCCGGGCGCGGACACGGCGCAGGCCGCGGCCAATCGCGTGGTCTGCTACCAGGCGCACGTCGCGGGCATCGGCTGGGAGAACGCGTACTCCTGCAACGGAGCGACGGCGGGAACCACGGGCGAGGGCAGGGCCGTGGAGGCGCTGCGATTCGTCACGATCGGCATGTCCGGTCTGTGCGCGCGTGCGCACGTCTCCACGATCGGCTGGCAGTCCTGGATCTGCGCCGGGGACAACGCGACCCTGGAGATCGGCACCACCGGCCGGTCCCTCACGATCGAGGCCGTCGAGTTCCAGACCCAGAGCGGAAGCGTGGCGGCCAACGCACACCTGAGCGGCTACGGCTGGCAGGGCTGGGTGGCGGGCGGCCGCGTCACGGTCGGCACGACGGGTGAGAACCGGTCGATCGAGGCACTCATGGTCACCCCCTGAACCGGGGCAGCCCCAGTTTGCGGGATGGATTCCCTCCTCATGGCCATGCGCACATCTCATGGCCATGCGCACATCCCCGGCGCGGTCAGCCCGCCAGCGTGCCCGCGGCGCGGTCCGCACCCGTACCGTGCCCGGAAGCCTGAGTCCAGGCACCCGGGGGGATCGGAAGCCCGGACGTGTGCAAGCCGACCTCCGTGACCGGCCCGCGACAACGTCGTCCAGGTGCAGGCCTCGTCTCGCGGGCGATACGCGCGTGGGAGCGCCCCCGTGCCGCGTGCAGGACGATCTCCGCCCGCCGCCGTAACCGGTACGGGGTCTTGCGGCCGTAGGCCATCTTCTTCAACCGCTCGCGCTCGCCGGCGGTCGCGACTCTCGGGCGGGCCGGGGCAACGGGCATGGCAGACGGGCCGATCGGGGGAAGTGGATCACAACGGGTGGCAACCTGCCGCGTCCGGTGCCTCAACGATCCGGCAAGAGGGCCACCGTGCCCACGACGCCGGAGTGCACCCGGCTGTCACTCGCCCAGCGGCTGTCCGAACACGTCCGCACCGCCTGACCGCGACTGTCGGACCGCCATGTCGCCGACCTGGCGGGCGATGTCGGTCCACAGGGCGGCGGGGAGGTCGTGGCCGACGCCTGGGTAGGTCACCAGGCGGGCGCCGTCGATGGCCCGGGCGGTGGCGCGGCCGGCGCTGACGCGCAGGATCGGGTCCTGCTCGCCGTGCAGGACCAGGGTGGGTCGGCGCAGGTCCTTGAGCCTGGCTCCGTGCCACTGGGCGCCGATCTGGCGGCTCTGCGCCTTGTTGTCGCGCGGGCCGCTGTCCACGTCGGCCTCGACCCAGGCGCGGGCCGCGGCCTCGTCGAAGGGGTAGCCGGGGGAGGCGATGCCGCGCCAGACGGTGAGGGCGGCCTCGATGTCGCCCTCGCGGCCCTCGGGGAACTTGGTCCGGGCGAGCTTGGCGAGCAGGCCGAACCGCAGATGGCGCAGGACCCCCAGGCCGGAGACGTCGCTGGGTAGAGCCGCCGAGGAGGTGACGCTGAGTACCCGGTCGGGGTGTCGCAGCGCGAGCCGCTGGGCGATCGCGCCGCCCAGCGAGTGGCCGAAGACGTGGGCTCGCTCCCAGCCGAGTTCGTCCATCACAGCGATGGCGTCGTCGGTCATGTCCTCGGAGGTGTAGGCGTCCCCGCGCTTGGCGAACAGGGCCTTGAAGGGGTTGGTGCCGGCGGTGTCCGGCATCCGGGTCGACTGGCCGGCGTCGCGCTGGTCGTAGCGGGCCACGGCGAACCCGGCGTCGGCGAATGCCTGGCACAGTCCGGCCGGCCACCAGAACCGTGCGGTGGCCAAGCCCATGATGAGCAGCAGCGGTTCGCCCTCGGAGCCCTTCAGCTGGTCGAAGGCCACCTGCACGTCGCCGTTGTCCGCATACCGGGTCGATGTCCACTCCTGCTGCGGCTGTATCCGGGGCAATGTCGGCTGCCTTCCATCTACTGCGATTCATGTTCGCAGTTCATGCGGCCTAAGATACTGCATACGCCGTTCGCAGAACAGGAGGGGTCATGACCGAGCCGACCACCCACAGCATCTGGCTGCGCCCCGAGCGCGCCGGACGCGGCCCGGCGCCCGCGTTCGACCGCGACCGCATCGCCGCCGCCGGGATCGCCCTGGCTGACGCGGACGGCCTGACCGCCGTCACCATGCGGGCCGTGGCGCTCGCCCTCGGGGCCGGACCGGCATCCCTCTACCGCTATGTGGCCACCCGCGACGAACTGCTGGAACTGATGATCGACCAGGTCAACGGCGAGATCTCCTACGCCGCACTCGGCTCCGGACACTGGCTCGACGACCTGCTCGCCCTGGCCCGGCAGAGCAGGGGCGTCTACCTCGCGCACCCATGGCTGCTCGACGCGACCGCGACGAGGACCCCCGTGGGGCCGCGCGCGGTCACCTACCTGGAGCACGCCCTGGCCGCGCTGGCCGACCTCGACGTCAGCCCCCGGACCAAGCTGGAGGCCATCGCGATCCTCAATGCCGTCGTCTCCACTCTGACCCGCGCCGAGGTGATCCAACGTCTCGCCGGGCAGACCATCCCGCAGTGGCAGCAGGCCCAGACGGAATATCTCACCCAGGTCGCCATGGCGGGCCACCACCCGCACCTCGCCGCGGCCTTGACCGGGCAGCCGCCCGAGACCGAGGACTCATCGGAATCGCTCCTCGACCGCATCCTCACCCGCGTGCTCACCGGGCTCCTTCAACGCGCCGGCACCGGAGCGACCTCCGTGTGCGGACGCGCGGAGGCAGAGCCACCCGCGGCCAATCCGGGGGCGACCGCAACCTCCTGATGTCTCATCGGGAGAGTCTGCCCCGAGCGCTCAGCCCCGCGAGGCTCCGCCCCCTCACAAACGACCATCTGTGAGAGTGGCGACAGGCAGTTTCGGCGGCACCCCGGAAGGTACCCAGACTGCGCCTGCGGCCTCTGCCCGGCCGTCCCCGAGATCTGACCGGACTTCACACACAACGGCAGCGGGAGCCAACCCCCGAAGGACTTCGAGCGCCGCCACTACGTGCGCCGAAGATCATCCGATCTGGTGGCAAGCGCACGGGTCACGGCGTCACTGACTTTGCCTCCGCCGGCGGGTGCCGATCGGTCCGGGGGGCGGTACGGCCGCCGGATCCCGCATCTCACACGGCCCTGTTCGTCGGCCGACGGATGCGCGGCAGGGGTGCGGGCGAGGCGGAGACCACTGTCAACTCCCGTCAGCCAACCCGGAAGTGGGCTTGCGACCACCACACTCCTGTGACTATCTGGAGTTACCTAACAACTGCTTGTAGTGGGCGGTTGGTCGATGGCGAAGGATGACGATGAGCACTGTCCAGGAACCAGCCGCAGCTCCCGAGCAGGCCGCCCCTGCGATCAGCACGGTGGCGGGGAGCGGGGTCGCGGGATTCGCGGGGGACAACCAGCCTGCCGTTGCGGCTCAGTTGAACCATCCGTACGGAATCGCTGTGGACGGCGCGGGAACCCTCTACTTCTCCGACCGCAACAACCACCGGGTCCGGAAGATCACGACCGACGGGAGGATCAGCACGGTCGCGGGGACCGGGGTCGCGGGTCACGGAGGTGACAACGGCCCTGCCTCTTCGGCCCGGTTGCACTTCCCCCGGGGGCTGCTGCTGGACGGCGCGGGCACGCTCTACATCGCCGACAGCGGCAACCACCGGATCCGGAAGATCACAACTGACGGGACGATCAGCACCGTCGCCGGCACGGGCGCCAAGGGTTTCAGCGGTGACGGCGGCGCTGCCACCGCCGCCCAGCTGAACTGGCCGTACGCGATGGCGGTGGACAGTGCCGGGGTGCTCTGGTTCTCCGATTGCGTCAGTCATCGGGTCCGGAAGATCACAGCCGACGGGAGGATCAGTACGTTCGCCGGCACCGGCACCGCGGGCTTCAAGGGTGACGGCGGCGCCGCCACCGCCGCCCAGCTGAACCACCCGTCGGACCTCGTGGTGGACAGCGCCGGCAATCTCTACATCGCCGAGATCACCAACCACCGGGTCCGGAAAGTGGCGGCGGACGGGAAGATCAGTACGTTCGCCGGCACCGGCACCGCGGGCTTCGGCGGTGACGGCGGGCCGGCCGCCTCGGCCCAGCTGAACAAGCCGATCGGGCTGCTGCTGGACAGCACCGGCAGCCTCTACATCGGCGACTCCGTGAATCACCGGGTCCGGAAGATCACGGCGGACGGGACGATCAGTACGTTCGCCGGCACCGGCACCGCGAGCTCCGGCGGTGACGGCGGCCCCGCAGCCTCGGCCCAGCTGAACAGCCCGACCGGGCTCGCCGTGGACTGCGTGGAGAACCTCTACATCGGCGACCTCCTCAATCACCGCATCCGGAAAATCCCGTCGGCGAGGATGGCCGGGCTGCCCGAGTCGGGCACCGTGGTCTCCTGGGCGAATGTCCGCAGCAGGCTGCGGATGGGAGTCCTGCGTGAGTCGACCAAGGACGGGGCCGAGATCCACCAGGCCCTCCCCGCTCCCCGGGACCACCAGCGGTGGCGGCTGGTCGTGGCGGGCCAGGACGACGGCGAGGTCCTGTACACGATCGAGAACGTGCGCAGCGGCAGGGTCCTGGAGGTCGTCGACGCACAGGAGCGGGCCGGAGCGGTCGTGGCGCAGCGTGCCTACGAAGGCGGTGAGGCGCGTCACCAGCAGTGGAGGCTGATCCCGGTGGGCTCGGCGAGCGGCTCTCAGCGGGTGTACGAGATCGCGAACCGGAACAGTGGTCTGCTTCTGCGCGTGGACACCAACGCCCGGGTGGCGATCAAGCAGCACGGTGCGGAGGGCGACCACCGGGGCCGGCAGTGGGAGTTGCTTCCCGTCTGACGCACGTGGGGGCAGGGGCGGCTTCGCCCCTGCCCCCACGGGGCCGGTCACGGGGATGCGGGCGGGTCCTCGGCGGCCGGTTTGGTGGCCTTGGGGGTTTCCGGGGCCTTGGGAGCCTTGGTGTAGTCGCTCTTCTTCGGCCGGTCTTCCAGGTCCTGGTCCTTCTGGAGTCCGCTGTGCTCGGTCACGGTCGCGCTCGACTGCTGCATGCCTGCTGAGGCCGCGGCGGACACCGAGCCGGGGTCCTGGGCGTACTGGGCCTGCTGCCCGGCCGATGTCTGGGTGGTCTGGATGAAAGAGCCGAGGAAGCCGAGGATGGCCCGTGCTTCGGGCGCCTGTTCCTGCACGATTTTCGCGCGGGAGGAGGCGCCGTGGATCGCGCTGGTGAAGAGGCTGGTGCTCCGGTCGTCGTACGTGTCGTCGTCGGCGTCCTCGAAGTCGACGCCCGCCCCCGGTTCCGGCCTGGCGCCGCTGGTGGTCACCGAGAAGAGCCCCGCGCCCCTGCCGGCGGAGTTGAAGATGTTGTCGAACACCATGGTCCTCGTCCCTTGTTGTCGTCGTGGGGGTGTGGCGCGCCGGTCAGGGCTGCTTGTGCGGAGCTCGCCGGCTGTCGGCGAGGCTTTCGACGTCGAACATCGTGTGGTGGACCTCCAGGGCGGACACGACTTCGGCCAGGCCCTTCATGCGGAAGCCGCCGCCCGCCAGGTCGAGGTCGCCGATGTCGCGGGCGACCAGCTCCGCGAGGCCGGGGTAGTCCCCGTTCTGCGGCGGAGACAGGACCGCGACGGGCACGTCGTACCGCACCGCGAGCAGTCCGGAGAAGGTCACCGGGATCTCGTAGGAGTACTGCTTGCGGGTGCGCCGCTGGGTGGCGATGGTCTCCACGCGGGAGCCCGGCGGTACCTCGCCGGAGATCTGCGAGTTCGAGGCCCAGCTGGTGTTCAGCGTGCCGCCGACGGAGCCCATGATGCCCAGCATCAGCTGGGCGTTGAGCTCGGCGGTGCCGGTGGCGCTGCCAGTGGTCGTGAAGGCCGCCGAGGTCGTCACCGAGTTCGCCGCCGAGTTCGCCACCGCGTTCGTCGTGCCGACCTCGGTGGCGTTGGCGTTGTCGCTCCCCTGGTCGTCCTTGCTGTTCTCGTTGGTCACGGTGGTCGTGTTCTTGATCGCCACGTCGTTCTGGAGCTGCGTCTGCAACTGCGTCCCGAGGTCCACCTGGAGCATGTTCTGCAGCTGCAACTGGAGTTCCGCGCTGACGCTGCCGCCGAAGGTGAGCTGCGCATCTCCCTGAAGCGTCCAGGTGACCTCGTTCGACACGGTGAACTGGATCGAGTCGGTGAAGGTCATCGGGGTCGCCTGGCTGCGGTTGACGTAGGTGCGCGAGGAGAACGTGTCGGGAGGAGGCTGGTGGATGTTGCGCCGCTCCTCGATCAGCGGCTCCCCGAGGTTCATGTAGGCGAGCCAGCCGAGCTGGGTCGCGGTCCCGGGGAAGGACCCGAACCGCGACTTGTTCACGGAGAACCCGACGGGCTTGTGCCGGACCCCGTAGTCGTCGACGTAGACCAGGTTGGGGTGGTCCAGGACCGACTGCCAGGTCTGCTCGATGTTCAGTTCCCGCAGGTTCTTCTTCGTCAGCGGGAGGCGCTTGGCCCGGTCCAGGTTGTACGCGTGGGAAGGCAATGTATGTCCTCAGACTGATCCGGTCGAACTGCGCCCGGTGAAATTGGAGACTGGTGTCTGCGCAGGTTCCGACAATCGAAGCTATCACGAGCCATATTGCCCGAGAAGACATCTTCGGGCGCCACCCTCAATCGGGTGATGACGATTGGCTGACTGCTTTCCGAGGCGTCGGAGACAGTATCCGGAGAGATGATCGATCATTCGATCGATAAATGCTGTTCTTTTCCACCTGCGAGTGCTTTCGCCTGGCCATTTGCCGCCTTTGGGCGAATTTTCTTCGGTCGCCTATTCGCTTTCGAATTCATTTCGATCGAGACTGGCTGGCATTCGGCAATAGGCCGTGATAAACCACTTCACTGAGTTCACGATGCGTTGTTCTCCCCATCCAGGACAGGTGAGGTTTCCGCGATGTACACCCAAGAACGCACGACTATGTCGAATTTGGTGGTCGGCGGGCCGGTGGCGGTGAACAGCTACGACAACGCGATCGTGGCGGCGCTGGTCGAGAACCGCCCGGTCATGCTCGTCCACGCCTTCAACGGCGGCTACCTGCGGCCTGCCGAGCTGAAGGAGGAAAGCCACGACAAGGGGGTCAAGCTGGCCACCGCGCTCGACCCGGCCACCAAGGAGGCGCAGGGCCACCTCTGGTACGTCACCCCCGGCGGCTTCTTCGGCCAACGGCCGCTCTACTACCTCGAAAGCGCCGCCGGCCAGGTGACGCCCAAGCCCGTCGACGCCGACGGCGGGCGCGGTGACGACGGGGCGCCGAAGCCGCAGCGCAGGCGGATCACCGCGCACCAGGAGGCGCCGAAGAGCACGGCCGACACCGTCCAGGTCGGCCTTCCCGGCAAGGTCGGTGACAAGTGGCGCGGGAAGAACGGCGCGGCCGAGGACACCCAGCTCTGGGTCGTCACGGTGACGCCGTGGGGCGGGATCACCTTCGTGCCCATCACCCACCCCGACGCCATCCTCGGGTTCAAGGACCACGCGGTGACCGGCGACAGCGAGGTGCGGCTCACCTACAACTGGGGCGGGGACTTCACCGGCACGGTCATCAACACCTTCTACCCGCGGCTGCCCAGCGAGTGGAACGTCCCCTACCACCACGTCTTCACGTGATCCGCGGCCATCACCGCACCGTATCCCTCCCGAGTCCACGCCCGCACCCCCTGGAAGAGGCACCACGATGCCCGTGCCCACGGAAGAACTGAAGCTGGAGATCGTCAACGCCGCCACGGGGAAGACACTCGGCACGAAAGCCACGCCGAACGCGGACGGGGCGCTCGTCGTCCGCGACTTCCCCGAAAGCGGCCCGAGGCCGGAGCAGTGGCAGCTCGCCCCCGTGGATGCCGCACTGGACGACGGCATCTACGTGATCCGCAACGCGGTCGGCGGCAAGGTGCTCGACAACCCCGCCGCCGCGGACCAGAGCGTCCGACAGTGGGCCGCCACCGCCGGCAAGAAGGGCCAGCACTGGCATGTCGTCCCCGTCGACGGCGAACCGGGCCTCTACTTCATCGAGAGCGAGAGCGACGGCTGCGTTCTCGACCTGCCCGATCCCGAAGAAGACGGCGAGAACGGTGGGGCGGGCGAGGACAGCACCCCGATCGTCCTGCGCGAGCACGACGACCAGACGGAGCGCCAGCGGTGGCGGCTCGTTCCGGCCCAGCCCGAGCGCACCAGCGACGCGGTGCTGCGCTGGGCGCAGCTGAGCCACTGGAACGGCCGCCGGTCCTGGCGGCTGGTCAACTCAACCGCCTTGCGTCCGGCACCCGACGCGGCGCCGTCCTTCAGCGATGTCCTGCTGGTCCTCGACCGGTTCGGGAGCGACCAGGAGGCCGGCGGGTGGAAGGACGCCAAGATGCCCGGCGCTTCCTTCGGGCAGCCGGGCCGGTGGGCCGGGCCCGGTGACCGTTTCCTCGCCGACGTCACGGGAACAGGGCGCAACGACATCGTGGGCCTCAAACCCGCGAAGGGCGTCGTGACCTCGCTGGGCAGAGGCGACGGCACGTTCGACCAGGACGAAAGTGTCCTCCACCCTCCGTGGCCCTCCCCGAGCCCCGAGGACCTGTGGACGATCGTGGACATGGCGGGCGACGGCAGGCCCGACGTCGTCCAGCTTTCCGCCGGGGGTGTCCGGGTCACCTCCCGGGAGGAGGACGGGACGCTCGCGCCCGCGGGCGGCAAACTCGTCCTCGGTGCGTTCGGCCACGGCCAACAGGCGGGCGGCTGGCGGGTCGCCAAGCACGCCCGCTTCCTCGCCGACACCACCGGCGACGGCAGGCTCGACCTCGTCGGCTGCCACGACGACGGCCTCCGGATCTCACTCCAGGACGAGGAAGGGACATTCGCACCGCTCCCCGACG
Above is a window of Streptomyces sp. NBC_01498 DNA encoding:
- a CDS encoding TetR/AcrR family transcriptional regulator; this translates as MTEPTTHSIWLRPERAGRGPAPAFDRDRIAAAGIALADADGLTAVTMRAVALALGAGPASLYRYVATRDELLELMIDQVNGEISYAALGSGHWLDDLLALARQSRGVYLAHPWLLDATATRTPVGPRAVTYLEHALAALADLDVSPRTKLEAIAILNAVVSTLTRAEVIQRLAGQTIPQWQQAQTEYLTQVAMAGHHPHLAAALTGQPPETEDSSESLLDRILTRVLTGLLQRAGTGATSVCGRAEAEPPAANPGATATS
- a CDS encoding NHL domain-containing protein, which gives rise to MSTVQEPAAAPEQAAPAISTVAGSGVAGFAGDNQPAVAAQLNHPYGIAVDGAGTLYFSDRNNHRVRKITTDGRISTVAGTGVAGHGGDNGPASSARLHFPRGLLLDGAGTLYIADSGNHRIRKITTDGTISTVAGTGAKGFSGDGGAATAAQLNWPYAMAVDSAGVLWFSDCVSHRVRKITADGRISTFAGTGTAGFKGDGGAATAAQLNHPSDLVVDSAGNLYIAEITNHRVRKVAADGKISTFAGTGTAGFGGDGGPAASAQLNKPIGLLLDSTGSLYIGDSVNHRVRKITADGTISTFAGTGTASSGGDGGPAASAQLNSPTGLAVDCVENLYIGDLLNHRIRKIPSARMAGLPESGTVVSWANVRSRLRMGVLRESTKDGAEIHQALPAPRDHQRWRLVVAGQDDGEVLYTIENVRSGRVLEVVDAQERAGAVVAQRAYEGGEARHQQWRLIPVGSASGSQRVYEIANRNSGLLLRVDTNARVAIKQHGAEGDHRGRQWELLPV
- a CDS encoding alpha/beta fold hydrolase → MPRIQPQQEWTSTRYADNGDVQVAFDQLKGSEGEPLLLIMGLATARFWWPAGLCQAFADAGFAVARYDQRDAGQSTRMPDTAGTNPFKALFAKRGDAYTSEDMTDDAIAVMDELGWERAHVFGHSLGGAIAQRLALRHPDRVLSVTSSAALPSDVSGLGVLRHLRFGLLAKLARTKFPEGREGDIEAALTVWRGIASPGYPFDEAAARAWVEADVDSGPRDNKAQSRQIGAQWHGARLKDLRRPTLVLHGEQDPILRVSAGRATARAIDGARLVTYPGVGHDLPAALWTDIARQVGDMAVRQSRSGGADVFGQPLGE
- a CDS encoding FG-GAP-like repeat-containing protein, which gives rise to MPVPTEELKLEIVNAATGKTLGTKATPNADGALVVRDFPESGPRPEQWQLAPVDAALDDGIYVIRNAVGGKVLDNPAAADQSVRQWAATAGKKGQHWHVVPVDGEPGLYFIESESDGCVLDLPDPEEDGENGGAGEDSTPIVLREHDDQTERQRWRLVPAQPERTSDAVLRWAQLSHWNGRRSWRLVNSTALRPAPDAAPSFSDVLLVLDRFGSDQEAGGWKDAKMPGASFGQPGRWAGPGDRFLADVTGTGRNDIVGLKPAKGVVTSLGRGDGTFDQDESVLHPPWPSPSPEDLWTIVDMAGDGRPDVVQLSAGGVRVTSREEDGTLAPAGGKLVLGAFGHGQQAGGWRVAKHARFLADTTGDGRLDLVGCHDDGLRISLQDEEGTFAPLPDEPVLRAFGHDEKAGSWRVDKHPRFLADTTGNGRLDLVGCHGDGVWVSLQDEEGQFADPYYVLDDFGVDQGWASVKEHPRFLVGTTDGGTPDMVGFGPQGVVVARGRGDGTFEPAKLVLNDFGTAQRWTAKKHLRLLADVTGDGNPDIIGFGDEGVWVSHNNGDGRFEQAQLVCRGFGYHEDAGGWRVDRHPRFLADITGDGRLDLLGFGGPGVHVARNLFRRFRTR